In Magallana gigas chromosome 1, xbMagGiga1.1, whole genome shotgun sequence, the sequence ataataaatatatataaaattgtacTCATTTTAAATGCTAATGGAATCCATCATTACTTACCCTATTTGAATGCCAATTAAGATTTTCAAcgtcattttgatatttgataccgATTAATTTAGACCTAGAAGTAAAATGGAGGCTTTGGAAATTATGTTCTTTCAATCAAAAACTTGCTTGcaaatatacttttaaatattCTTGTCGATATTCCGTTTGCAATATTTAGTCTGTATAGAGCTCAATAAACCGATAGAAATGCAAACACCTTaactgaaaagaaaatattctaaaacataacaaacatctttaaaaagttacaaaaatgcaataaaaaacaagaggcccatgggccacatcgctcacctgaggaacaataggtatgataaaatcagctcatatgacaaacaatctggacaatgtacaataatacatgtagatcctgtataaataaaatacattttccccctggatattcttatgtatataatcattagtcccttttcttacaggataattttatagtcatatcacatgttgagtattgcagttctccaaaaaagatccttaacaattgtttatatatgggatataaagcaaCATcgaactctgaaccttcttgtgaggccgacgaattgtcctggagccaaagtcataacaattataaagaatcatctggctgattagtttctgagaagaagatttttaaagaataactctatatattcctatgtaaaactttaacaccccccctcccatgtggccccaccctacccccatggatcatgattttcacaacttggaatctacactacctgaggatgcttccacacaagtttcagctttcctggctgattagtttctgagaagaatatttttgatgatttacactatatattcctatgtaaaacttcgacccccactgaggccccaccttacccccagggataatgattttcacaacttaaaatctacactacctgaggatgctgtCACACAAGTTTcggctttcctggctgattagtttctgagaagcgGTTTTTAGAAATTTACTCTAtagatatattcctatgtaaaacattaacaccccccccccccaatgtggcctcaccctacccccagaggtcatgattttcacaactttgaatctacactacttgaggatgcttccacacaagtgtcagctttcctggctgattagtttctgaaagaggcttttcaaagatttactctatatattcctatgtaaaacttcgaccccccttgttgccctaccctacccccgggggtcgtgattttcacaacttggaatctacattacctgaggatgcttccacacaagtttcagttttcatggctgattagcttttgagaagaaggtttttaaagatttactccctATAtgcctatgtaaaacttcgaacccccattgtggcccccaccctaccccccggcttcatggttcttgagaagaagattttttaaattactcgAAATTTTCCTTAAATTCTAATTATCTTCCCTTGAAaacaattttcacaactttgaatcttctttgcctaaggatgatttgtgcaaagtttggttgaaattggcccagtagttcttgagaagatgttgaaaatgtgaaaagtttacggacagacggacataTAGAGGGAcgaacggacggacagacggacgacagacaaaatgtgatcagaatagctcactcgagctcacttgagctttccgctcaggtgagttaaaaaacgaaaaaaaacactaaacaaacaaataaacaaacatactATGTTGCATTTGTTTATTCAGACTAGTAATGATATAATAGTGAATAACTGTCTTGCACGGGTATTACATCTTCACGTTCATCCTATGAGGTCCAAATCTCCAAgactaaaaaagaaatatccagcacttagaaaaaataaaaaaaaatctcatgaTATTGTcaactatattttttattgtaagtGTAATAGATGTcttgataaaataattgaatgGTTGTTTGAAAAAATGCAATAACATAAATCATTTCTCAAAAGTAATGCAACAAAACGTACGTTATTTCGCAGATGTAGCCATGTAACTCGGGGCAATAGTCATCACACCATTGGTAGTTAAGGTCCTTTCTCATCGCAAGACAATGCTGTTGTCCtgaaagttatatatttttaaaaactacaatattttgttatgattATTAAGTTTTCCAAAATGTAGGAGCTTTTTTTAAAGTGAGTCTGTTTTTGATATGCTAAACCTCTTTTTTATTATGTACAACATAAAaagattgaacagcaggcacatacatgtactgtttagaTTCAAGCACTAGCCCCGAAATATATCATCATACACATTCATTTTgctgtttaaacactttcagAAGAACTTGTCTTGATTTCTTTTctacgtgtatatatacatagttaaaatggtacaaaatcTGTTGAATACCGTATATCCGGAAAGTTTAATGACAAGCaaaacctatatatatatatatatatatatatatatatatatatatatatatatatatatatatatatatatatatatatatatatatatatataaggttttatgTAACAGTGACATATCTAGCTTGTAATGTGATTTACTTACATCACAAGTAAAGAGTAATGCGAAAAATATAAGTACCCGGACGATCTGGTTCTGTGCGGTACCAGTCCGTATATccactgtttattttttgttccgTTTGAACCCAGTACCAAGTCTGATTAGATGTGAATTGGTCGGTACCACCAAGCCACCACATAAAACTtgctgaaaatgaaaaacaaaactgaGTGTGTAAGTAaagatttgatttaaaaatcctGCATTTTTGACAGACTCCATCACAATTTCGTTGCCAGAGGCTTAAAAGTATAGTTTGCAAATTGATCGCCGCCAACAAGCTCTCATTcaagatatctttttttttttacgaaattaGGAAACCAAAGTCTGACCAAATTCATGACGCAGTCTATTCTGTATGAACGTCTCCTCAGTCTGAGACTCAATGGCTACCAAACTCGCACCAACTGAAGCACAGCTGTCctgggagagaaagaaatacaaacattgtttaaaggttatttaaggaggccgactttagttttcaCTGCCCAGTTTTTGCGCAGTCTTGTAAACTACAATGTTTTGTTACCTCTTAGTTTtctttcgatatcatttattaaataaaacacgataaacaaaatacagattaAAACGttaagacttttttttataggaaaactattttttaaacgattttacTGCTGTACGGTAGGTCAGAGTTGCCATTGTGCCTTCATAATGTTAAGATAAAATGAAGTGTTGTAGAATTACGTAATAAGAAATAGcataaaaatgttatcatgTAAGGCCGTCGAAATTCAATTCACATGATAATGCTATCCTTGTGGTCATTTTTTTGATTTTCGAATGAATCCATTTTACCAATCTGTAATGCTCCAaaaatatagcaaaatttggtgtatttcaataatttaaGATAGCCCCCAATAAAGTCCAGATAATTTAATTtggtattttttatatataaggtAGAGAATGACattaataattacatataaaaaaattgagagACATTTCTATTCTAGCATTTTTTACAATTCTGCTTCGAAGTGCCAAAAATGAATCTTTCCTATATTTCTTTATAGTAAATGAACTTATATTTAGAGATGCCTCCCCAAAAAGAACCAAATGGCAGATATGTTTGAATATTCGCATATAAACAATAGTTTGGTAGACTTCATAtggttaaacaataaaaagttttgcaatagtatttttttcgcaaaaaacaaaatcagcTACCTTTAACTTGCCCAAATAATTTCAAAGCCTATATTATACCttcacacttttttttaaaccagcTTATCTAGTTTGttgcattaaaacaaaacataccaATGAACTGTTCCAAGGCTGGGTGTCTTTGGAAAATAAGTAGCAAGAGTTCCCATAGTGGTCCCAGCCAATAGGACATCGTGCGGCAGATTCTGAACAACAAACATATCTCGTGTACAGATGCATACACATGATTCAATTCAAACCCAATTTTAAAACGTTATATGAAAAGTGCACTAACTACTTTGTCATTTGGGCttataacatatttattttgagaaaaataggAAACCAAACATTTTCAAAGTAAGCAACTGTTTTGTGAAGAGAATTAACTTTAGCCAacatttttacacaaatatcTGTGCTTCTCAAtcacttcatatttttttaaaagttattaggAATAAAACAATTGGCAAACaaattgtattgattttgttacatgtattaattattgatttcatttaaatagtctgtatttttatatattttcattgtggcaataaacaataatatatttagCAGGAAGCTGCAGTGATTGTTCATTTTAGCCTTCTCAAAACAGCTGCCaatcttcttgaaaaaaaacccaccaaatgGTGAAAATTTTATCAAGGACAGGCGAAACgattttttttgtatctcctcgtaatataGAGTTCcagtaaaattatcattatttatcattatttttcaaatgattagaattttttttatataatgatatgCCATAAGGGTCACGTGGTTATAGCGGTGGCCACTCCCAGCTAGGAGCGTATATTCCATAgttcgtgagttcaagcccccCTCGAGGTGAGGCTGCAATATAGTGAATTCCACCGTGCTCTATACAAGTACCTATTTCTATATCATTAATTCACACAGGATGAATTTCTGTCATTATGCCATTCAGTAAtatttcagttgactgaatggcaaagGACCATCCTATGCCCACTGCTTGAAAACACAACTTTACAAAGTAAGTAAAGAATAAGTTTTACAGACTAATAACAGGGAAAAGAAACTAGGTAAACATTAAACCCCATATTTCTTGTGAATTTCAAAAACAGCTTAGCTGTCAATTTCATGATCgctttagaaatacatgtataaagatatgtaaaaaatatcaattattaagCGAAAAAATATCGGTGCAAATAATTAATCAAAAggaactaatacatgtatttcttttcacTTTGTACGTGCATATCAATGTTATTTGAACACTAACAAAGTATTTCGTGAATCGTTGAagtattatttttgtaaatttcaaaacaatgtttataaaaatgatatcattCTTAATTACCTTTCATGATTAATTATGTCACAACAACTAAagatatgtattaaaagcacTTAAGTCTCTATAGAGCATTTACTATTTGAACATCAAAGCTATATATCAATACATATGTCTACCAACATATAtct encodes:
- the LOC117687911 gene encoding perlucin-like protein gives rise to the protein MFTFKTVFVFCVFYILVKMCRSAMRTLQAEQIFDNNIVLDNLLAEYGHSSSALCSVVCQQENCECFGFNSVTQMCRVHAFCTPNNTLVEESGWKYYRSRAKSAARCPIGWDHYGNSCYLFSKDTQPWNSSLDSCASVGASLVAIESQTEETFIQNRLRHEFASFMWWLGGTDQFTSNQTWYWVQTEQKINSGYTDWYRTEPDRPGQQHCLAMRKDLNYQWCDDYCPELHGYICEITLGDLDLIG